In Geopsychrobacter electrodiphilus DSM 16401, a single window of DNA contains:
- a CDS encoding MTH1187 family thiamine-binding protein, with protein sequence MQIIVDLCLVPMGVGVSVSPYIVACQEVLEEAGLNLALHAYGTNIEGEYDEVFMAIRRCHERVHEMGAPRITTTIKLGSRTDRAQSMADKIESVRSKSG encoded by the coding sequence ATGCAGATCATTGTCGATCTTTGCCTGGTACCCATGGGGGTCGGAGTCTCGGTCTCCCCTTATATCGTCGCTTGTCAGGAGGTGCTTGAAGAAGCAGGGTTAAACTTAGCCCTGCATGCCTACGGTACCAATATTGAGGGGGAATATGATGAGGTTTTCATGGCGATCCGGCGCTGCCATGAACGGGTTCATGAGATGGGGGCCCCACGCATTACGACCACGATCAAACTGGGGAGCCGTACAGACCGTGCCCAGAGCATGGCCGACAAGATAGAGAGTGTGCGCAGCAAATCGGGCTGA
- the tatB gene encoding Sec-independent protein translocase protein TatB, with the protein MFGIGMSELLLIGALALMVLGPKKLPELARALGKGFAEFKRATEEFKNTLQEETRVAETKERLLKDGKLTPPGTERSYNPYVDGEVDPESDASVANKASVSTLETAKTVDEKTPQGPVDQEQADV; encoded by the coding sequence ATGTTTGGAATCGGTATGTCCGAACTGCTGCTGATCGGTGCCCTGGCGTTGATGGTGCTCGGTCCGAAAAAACTGCCTGAGCTGGCACGCGCCCTGGGCAAGGGCTTCGCCGAGTTCAAACGTGCGACCGAAGAGTTTAAAAATACCCTTCAGGAAGAGACCCGTGTTGCCGAGACCAAGGAGCGCCTGCTCAAGGACGGCAAGCTGACCCCGCCGGGGACCGAACGCTCCTATAACCCCTATGTCGATGGCGAGGTTGATCCCGAGAGCGATGCCAGCGTCGCCAACAAGGCCTCGGTCAGCACCCTCGAGACTGCCAAAACTGTGGACGAGAAAACACCCCAGGGACCTGTAGATCAGGAGCAGGCTGATGTTTGA
- a CDS encoding EAL domain-containing protein encodes MLRSCLLLLAGIMLLTAAQPCAAETSYRVGIYPNPPLSFMDDAGAPSGFFPELLATASRNQPWTLNYVSCEWAECLELLNQGKIDLLGPIAYTSQRAEQFDFLNTTLLSNWGQVFAAHSSHISSILDLSGKRVAVINADVFLEGAGGLRELATSFGLKLQFIPVPNYAAALQAVKDQRADAALVNRIFGAWHQAQFALEPSSVLLNPVDIRMAFARGNARPLKEQLESTFARWKNSEGSPYHLLLGKWLSPSSFGTHLPAWVYPLAVAIIVLFFLMWLGIYQTRWQVQIKTRQIKQKNDQLEIELAARHRIEAELVEQSEFLQTVIDGVTDPIMVISPEFQLLMMNRVAAECLPELPHRQKDLCCYQLLHQRATPCSGDDHPCPLHEVKTTGKTVTTIHCHFVGQERRIVELTASPIWHADGRLRGMIEASRDITARLKVEELLGEKEKRLQHMAHHDPLTGLPNRLLFEDRLRHALAKALRRQHKMALMFIDLDRFKNINDTLGHEIGDRMLVEVGHRLRAAVRDADTVARLGGDEFLILLEQVDCFQTVTAMAQRVREELGRIAEIDGYQLVATGSIGISIFPDDAGSAEDLIKCADVAMYHAKNEGKDNYQFYTSRMNARAHEMLLLESDLRQALEEGQFCLYYQPQVELATGKLMGVEALVRWIHPLQGLVPPDDFIPLAEETGLIVPIGEWVLREACRQQVAWKRQGFFPLRMAVNISGRQLKHSGFIETVDLILTETGITPADLELEITESIIMRDVKSTIMELTDLRMRGIRLSVDDFGTGYSSLSYLNRFPVDQLKIDHSFIFRLVDEKEPAMIVDAIIALGRSMNLEVIAEGIESQQQIDILSRRGCQLGQGYLFSRPIPEAELREKFLTPVFSQNAGDSPCFRFNFPGAGA; translated from the coding sequence GTGTTACGGAGCTGTCTACTACTTTTAGCCGGGATCATGCTGTTGACGGCAGCGCAGCCTTGCGCCGCCGAGACGAGTTATCGGGTTGGCATCTATCCGAATCCCCCCCTCTCATTCATGGATGATGCAGGGGCACCGAGCGGATTCTTTCCTGAACTTCTGGCAACCGCCAGTCGCAATCAGCCCTGGACTCTAAACTATGTCTCCTGCGAGTGGGCCGAATGTCTTGAACTCCTCAACCAGGGGAAGATCGACCTGCTTGGGCCGATCGCCTACACCTCTCAGCGTGCTGAACAGTTCGATTTTCTTAACACCACCCTGCTTTCAAACTGGGGTCAGGTCTTTGCCGCTCACTCCTCCCATATCTCTTCCATTCTTGACCTGAGTGGCAAGCGGGTTGCGGTTATTAATGCAGATGTTTTTCTGGAGGGTGCCGGCGGTCTGCGAGAACTGGCCACCAGCTTTGGTCTGAAGCTTCAGTTCATCCCCGTGCCGAACTATGCTGCCGCACTCCAGGCGGTCAAGGATCAGCGGGCCGATGCCGCATTAGTGAATCGGATCTTCGGCGCTTGGCATCAGGCGCAATTCGCGCTTGAACCGAGCTCGGTGCTGCTCAATCCGGTTGATATCCGCATGGCCTTTGCTCGCGGCAATGCCAGACCTCTAAAAGAGCAGCTGGAGTCTACTTTTGCCCGGTGGAAAAATTCAGAGGGCTCGCCTTATCATTTGTTACTCGGTAAATGGTTGTCACCCTCCAGTTTCGGAACGCATCTCCCTGCCTGGGTCTACCCCCTGGCCGTGGCGATTATTGTTCTGTTTTTTCTCATGTGGTTGGGGATTTATCAGACCCGCTGGCAGGTACAAATAAAGACGCGCCAAATCAAGCAGAAGAATGACCAGCTCGAAATCGAACTTGCTGCCAGGCACCGCATTGAAGCGGAACTGGTTGAACAATCAGAATTTTTACAGACGGTGATTGATGGTGTGACCGATCCGATCATGGTGATCTCACCCGAGTTCCAGCTGCTTATGATGAATCGGGTCGCCGCTGAGTGTCTGCCGGAACTGCCGCACAGGCAGAAGGACCTCTGCTGTTATCAACTCCTCCATCAAAGAGCCACCCCCTGTTCCGGGGATGACCACCCCTGCCCCCTGCATGAGGTCAAAACAACCGGCAAAACGGTCACTACCATTCATTGCCATTTTGTCGGGCAAGAGCGGCGTATTGTTGAGCTGACCGCATCGCCTATCTGGCATGCTGACGGTCGTCTGCGCGGCATGATTGAGGCTTCGCGCGACATCACCGCTCGGCTTAAGGTTGAAGAGTTGCTGGGTGAGAAGGAAAAGCGCCTGCAGCACATGGCGCATCACGACCCCTTGACCGGGCTGCCGAATCGTCTGCTGTTTGAGGACCGTTTGCGCCATGCGCTGGCAAAGGCGTTACGCAGACAACATAAAATGGCGCTGATGTTCATCGATCTTGATCGTTTCAAGAATATCAACGATACCCTGGGTCACGAGATCGGTGATCGTATGCTGGTGGAGGTCGGACACCGCTTGCGGGCTGCAGTGCGTGACGCGGATACCGTTGCCCGGTTAGGTGGTGACGAGTTTTTGATCCTGCTGGAGCAGGTCGACTGTTTTCAGACCGTTACCGCCATGGCGCAGAGGGTACGGGAGGAGTTGGGCCGCATCGCCGAAATCGACGGTTATCAGCTGGTGGCGACCGGTAGCATCGGGATCAGCATCTTTCCGGATGATGCCGGGAGCGCTGAGGATCTGATCAAATGCGCCGATGTCGCCATGTATCACGCCAAGAATGAGGGGAAGGATAACTACCAGTTCTACACCTCGCGTATGAACGCGCGTGCGCATGAAATGTTGCTGCTGGAGAGTGATCTGCGGCAGGCCCTCGAAGAGGGGCAATTCTGCCTCTATTACCAGCCACAGGTCGAACTGGCGACCGGTAAACTGATGGGGGTCGAAGCGCTGGTGCGGTGGATTCACCCTTTGCAGGGGTTGGTGCCACCGGACGATTTTATTCCACTGGCCGAAGAGACCGGACTGATCGTACCGATCGGTGAGTGGGTGCTGCGCGAGGCTTGTCGTCAGCAGGTCGCATGGAAACGGCAGGGGTTTTTCCCGCTACGCATGGCGGTAAATATCTCCGGTCGCCAATTGAAACATTCCGGGTTCATCGAGACCGTCGATCTGATCCTGACCGAAACAGGGATTACGCCGGCAGATCTGGAACTGGAAATTACCGAGAGCATCATCATGCGTGATGTAAAGTCGACGATTATGGAGCTGACCGATCTGCGCATGCGCGGCATCCGGCTTTCGGTTGACGACTTCGGTACCGGATACTCCTCGCTCAGTTATCTGAATCGCTTCCCGGTGGATCAACTGAAAATAGACCACTCCTTCATTTTCCGTCTGGTCGATGAAAAGGAGCCGGCGATGATCGTCGACGCGATCATCGCTCTAGGTCGCAGCATGAATCTGGAAGTGATCGCCGAGGGGATTGAATCACAGCAGCAGATCGATATTCTTTCCCGCCGTGGATGTCAGCTCGGGCAGGGGTACCTCTTCAGTCGGCCGATCCCTGAAGCCGAACTGCGCGAAAAGTTTCTCACGCCTGTGTTCAGTCAAAATGCAGGGGATTCGCCCTGCTTTCGGTTTAACTTTCCCGGCGCTGGAGCCTGA
- the tatC gene encoding twin-arginine translocase subunit TatC, translating to MFDSMPLSGHLEELRKRLIIASAAWLVAFIGCYSVAEKLFKILSAPVQQALPKGSSLVFIQATEPFFTYLKVAAVAGLLVAMPVILWQLWGFVAPALYKNEKIFAVPFVLASCLCFGLGTYFGFSYVFPTIFTFLVNFGTGGGEINAMLSMGSYLTLSTRLLFAFGLVFELPIIIFFLARMGVVDYKWLSSKRKYALVVAFVIGAVLTPPDVFSQASIAIPFILLYEVGIIVARLFGKKKVEADPELEDDEEDI from the coding sequence ATGTTTGATTCCATGCCGCTCTCCGGGCATCTCGAAGAGTTGCGCAAACGCCTGATTATTGCCTCGGCCGCCTGGCTGGTGGCGTTTATTGGCTGTTATTCGGTGGCCGAAAAGTTGTTTAAAATCCTCTCTGCGCCGGTTCAGCAGGCGCTTCCCAAGGGGAGTTCGCTGGTCTTTATTCAGGCGACCGAGCCTTTTTTCACCTACCTCAAGGTGGCAGCGGTGGCCGGGCTGCTTGTCGCCATGCCGGTGATTTTGTGGCAACTTTGGGGTTTTGTCGCACCGGCGCTCTACAAGAATGAAAAGATTTTTGCCGTCCCCTTCGTGCTGGCCAGCTGCCTCTGTTTCGGACTCGGAACCTACTTCGGTTTTTCCTATGTGTTCCCGACGATTTTTACCTTTCTGGTCAACTTCGGCACGGGTGGCGGCGAGATCAACGCCATGTTGTCGATGGGCTCCTATTTGACTTTGTCGACCCGCCTGCTCTTCGCCTTCGGTCTGGTCTTCGAGCTGCCGATCATAATCTTTTTCCTCGCCCGAATGGGAGTGGTTGATTACAAATGGTTGTCTTCCAAGCGCAAGTACGCATTGGTTGTGGCTTTTGTGATCGGCGCGGTTCTGACCCCACCCGATGTCTTCTCGCAGGCGTCAATCGCCATCCCTTTTATTCTGTTGTACGAGGTCGGGATTATCGTGGCCCGTCTGTTCGGCAAAAAGAAGGTCGAAGCGGATCCTGAACTGGAAGATGACGAAGAAGACATCTGA
- a CDS encoding thioredoxin domain-containing protein: MSFYPFISPLCLASILLGVAPQAALGNRLRLEQSPYLLQHADNPVEWFPWSEEAFALAEKERRLIFLSIGYSTCHWCHVMEHESFEDTEVAKLLNKDFVAIKVDREERPDIDQFYMQVATRLTGQGGWPLTIIMTPDKVPLFAATYLPKTGRYNRPGMVDLLPQIAAAWTDHPQQLEHDARQFLVSMAPQSAAQAFDPVLIEQAVGQMRSEFDAKDGGFGAAPKFPRPHQLSFLLQRYRIDRNPQLLAMVETTLSAMRDGGIYDQLGYGFHRYSTDKKWLVPHFEKMLYDQAGVAEVYLEAFQVTGKPDYAATAREIFSYLQDQMRNPQGGFYSAEDADTEKAEGSTYLWTEKELLEVLGPERGARFVQYFGVTTPGNFPDETTGAVSGNNILHRTRPIAVWAKEFDMSAADLSTELDADRTELMRLREHRPQPFRDDKVLTAWNGMVISAFSKGGTILRSDELLKIANETADFVLTKLRKADGHLLRRWRNGQAAINAFAEDYAYLARGLLDLYHADLDPRRLQQALALADILFDEFAGNGTIYTSADLKELPQRTSERYDGAIPSTPSIALEVAARLAQLTGDVKWSERAARLLEGATSEVKRYPQGFPHLLSAAERLLGKSRELVIIGQRADPHTREMLEILRKADPTLTSLLFVEAEEPDPLTVLAPFTRDMHQINGLTTAYLCENHACGRPVTDPAQFSQQLGR; encoded by the coding sequence ATGTCATTTTATCCCTTTATCTCTCCTCTGTGTCTTGCCTCAATCCTGCTGGGCGTAGCGCCGCAAGCGGCTCTGGGCAACCGGCTGAGGCTGGAACAGAGCCCCTACCTGCTGCAGCATGCCGACAACCCGGTCGAATGGTTCCCCTGGTCGGAAGAAGCCTTTGCTCTGGCCGAAAAAGAGCGGCGCCTGATTTTTCTCTCCATCGGCTACTCGACCTGTCACTGGTGTCATGTGATGGAACATGAAAGCTTCGAGGATACCGAGGTCGCAAAACTCCTGAACAAGGACTTCGTGGCGATCAAGGTCGACCGCGAAGAACGCCCCGACATCGATCAGTTTTACATGCAGGTCGCAACCAGATTGACAGGTCAGGGCGGCTGGCCACTGACGATCATCATGACCCCGGACAAGGTGCCGCTCTTCGCCGCGACCTACCTGCCGAAGACGGGACGTTATAACCGTCCCGGCATGGTTGATCTGCTCCCGCAGATCGCCGCAGCCTGGACCGATCATCCGCAGCAACTCGAACATGACGCCCGTCAGTTTTTGGTCAGCATGGCGCCACAGTCTGCAGCGCAGGCGTTTGATCCGGTCTTGATTGAGCAGGCGGTCGGACAGATGCGCTCCGAGTTTGATGCCAAAGATGGCGGCTTCGGCGCGGCGCCCAAATTCCCGCGTCCGCATCAGCTGAGCTTTTTACTGCAACGCTACCGGATCGACCGCAACCCGCAACTGCTGGCAATGGTTGAAACCACGCTCAGCGCCATGCGCGACGGGGGCATTTATGACCAGCTCGGTTACGGTTTCCACCGCTACTCCACCGATAAAAAGTGGCTGGTGCCGCATTTTGAGAAGATGCTCTACGATCAGGCGGGTGTGGCAGAGGTCTACCTCGAGGCGTTTCAGGTGACCGGCAAGCCCGACTATGCCGCCACCGCCCGCGAAATCTTCAGCTATCTGCAGGACCAGATGCGCAATCCGCAGGGCGGCTTCTATTCGGCTGAAGACGCCGACACTGAAAAGGCCGAGGGGAGCACTTATCTGTGGACGGAAAAGGAGTTACTGGAGGTTCTTGGGCCGGAGCGCGGAGCACGCTTTGTGCAGTATTTCGGGGTGACCACCCCAGGGAATTTTCCCGACGAAACAACCGGGGCCGTAAGCGGCAACAATATTCTGCATCGCACCAGACCGATTGCCGTCTGGGCCAAAGAGTTTGACATGTCAGCCGCGGACCTGAGCACCGAACTTGATGCCGACCGCACAGAGCTGATGCGACTCCGTGAACACCGCCCCCAACCCTTTCGCGACGACAAGGTGCTGACCGCCTGGAACGGCATGGTGATTTCAGCCTTCAGCAAAGGGGGAACCATTCTCCGGAGCGATGAGCTTCTGAAGATAGCGAACGAGACCGCGGATTTCGTTTTGACAAAGCTGCGTAAGGCGGATGGCCACCTGCTGCGCCGCTGGCGCAACGGACAGGCGGCCATAAACGCTTTCGCCGAGGACTATGCCTATCTCGCGCGCGGACTGCTCGACCTTTACCACGCCGATCTCGATCCACGGCGCTTGCAACAGGCGCTGGCGCTGGCCGACATTCTGTTCGACGAATTCGCCGGCAACGGCACCATCTACACCAGCGCCGACCTGAAAGAGCTGCCGCAACGCACCAGCGAACGCTACGACGGCGCGATCCCCTCAACCCCATCCATCGCGCTGGAAGTCGCGGCACGTCTCGCCCAGCTCACCGGCGACGTCAAATGGTCAGAGCGTGCCGCTCGGCTGCTCGAGGGCGCAACCAGCGAGGTCAAACGTTACCCGCAAGGCTTTCCGCATCTGCTCTCTGCCGCCGAGCGCCTGCTGGGCAAGAGCCGTGAACTGGTGATCATTGGCCAAAGAGCTGACCCACACACCAGGGAGATGCTGGAGATTCTGCGCAAGGCCGATCCGACCCTGACGTCGTTGCTGTTTGTCGAGGCGGAAGAACCCGATCCCCTGACAGTTCTCGCGCCTTTCACCCGCGACATGCACCAGATAAACGGCCTGACCACCGCCTACCTGTGTGAAAATCACGCCTGCGGCAGGCCCGTGACCGACCCTGCCCAGTTCTCACAACAGCTGGGCAGGTAA
- the rsgA gene encoding ribosome small subunit-dependent GTPase A, producing the protein MNLEDYGWNESFEQVFSPFAAQGLLPARVFRGEKNYFRVICSLGELTVRFAGKMRHNAEGRQDLPVVGDWVAIEAQPEAGRGMIHAILPRFSSFARNLPGRRKGKGRERIEQQVIAANVERVFIVCGLDQDFSLRRIERYLTLVKAGGAEAVVVLNKADLSHDVDNQRRQVLEVAAGSPVELLSAKDQTQVAQLKAYSRPGETLALLGSSGVGKSTIINALLGDERQKVAAVSAGIGKGRHTTTHRELFLLDGGGVLMDNPGMRELHLWGEEEDLVESFAEIEALALQCRFSDCGHQSEPGCAVQAAVVSSTLDDLRLANYLRLKDELSQLQRRR; encoded by the coding sequence ATGAATCTAGAAGACTACGGGTGGAACGAGAGCTTTGAGCAGGTGTTCAGCCCTTTTGCGGCACAAGGGCTGTTGCCGGCGCGCGTGTTTCGTGGTGAAAAGAATTATTTCCGGGTGATCTGTTCCCTCGGGGAATTAACTGTGCGTTTCGCCGGGAAGATGCGGCATAACGCCGAAGGACGGCAGGATCTGCCGGTGGTTGGCGACTGGGTCGCCATTGAGGCGCAGCCGGAAGCGGGGCGTGGCATGATCCACGCTATTCTCCCCCGGTTCTCCTCCTTTGCGCGCAATCTCCCCGGCCGGCGCAAGGGGAAGGGGCGCGAGCGCATCGAGCAGCAGGTGATCGCCGCCAACGTCGAGCGCGTGTTTATCGTTTGTGGCCTCGATCAGGATTTCAGTCTGCGGCGCATTGAACGCTACCTGACCCTGGTCAAGGCAGGGGGCGCTGAAGCGGTAGTGGTGTTGAACAAGGCGGACCTCAGTCATGATGTCGACAACCAAAGGCGGCAGGTGCTTGAGGTTGCGGCGGGTTCACCGGTTGAACTGCTGAGCGCCAAAGATCAGACGCAGGTCGCACAGCTCAAGGCTTATTCGCGCCCGGGAGAGACTCTGGCGCTGCTCGGCTCGTCCGGAGTCGGCAAATCGACTATCATTAACGCCCTGCTCGGTGACGAGCGCCAGAAGGTCGCCGCCGTCAGTGCGGGGATCGGCAAGGGGCGGCACACTACGACCCATCGCGAACTTTTTCTTCTGGATGGCGGTGGCGTCCTGATGGACAATCCCGGCATGCGTGAGCTGCATCTCTGGGGCGAAGAAGAGGATCTGGTCGAATCATTTGCCGAGATTGAAGCCCTGGCCCTGCAATGCCGTTTCTCCGACTGCGGACATCAATCTGAACCGGGTTGTGCGGTACAGGCAGCGGTTGTCTCATCGACCCTCGACGATCTCCGTCTGGCCAACTATCTGCGTTTGAAAGATGAACTCTCCCAGCTGCAACGACGGCGCTGA
- a CDS encoding ABC transporter permease — MRFITCWLKGLLTYRPERLLATMAGIGLTIATLAALGTFIASSSVSMTKRAIGDVPIDWQVLVSGDTSVAAFTDTLAKTTRYTALQQVTYADTAGFEASTDGTVQTTGPGQVLGISDAYRQAFPSEIRPLTGARQGVLVAQQTAANLHVKAGDRVLIKRIDLPPVAVTIAGIVDLPDADALFQVVGALAGTAPTAPPDNVLLLPGTQWHRLFDPQASSSPDTVSTQYHVKIGHDLPTNPNDAYLTVKHLANNLEARNSGGISVADNLAARLAGTRADAMYARVLFLFLGLPGALLAILLTLSVAASGKKHRLHQQSLLRVRGASRRQILKFELGESTIVGIGGVVCGGILFLLAGTMTQVGADSSESLGWLAGASLAGFLLALISTLYPAWQQARHFSVAASRDLLRRSGKPLWQKTWLDIILLGLAFFEYWRTASSGYQVVLAPEGVAQISVHYEAFIAPLCLWIGGILLAARLGEDSLEHGRQILLRLLRPLAPNLTGPVVASLIRQRRLISRGMIMVALAISFAVSTATFNTTYNFQSRVDAELTNGADVAIKGSSAAPPGSKLAELKALPGVAAIQPMLHRFAYVGKDLQDIYGINPDQIGTATPMSNAYFAGGNAKATLALLAKNPDGLLVSEETRRDFQLRPGDQLNLRLQLATDHQYHLIPFHFIGVVREFPTAPKDSFLVANADYLTRQTGITAQEIVLIRTAGDAAQLAAEARKTVSSLAGVKVTDLGSAQRLISSSLTSVDLHGLTRLELILALFLVMGATGLILALGLTERRRNFAILEALGASSRQLGAFIWSEILLILVGGGVIGTFLGLGIAQILVKVLTAVFDPPPEHLYIPCSYLSLLAVVAIVSTILATWIIRQVSHRPVVEELRNL, encoded by the coding sequence ATGAGATTTATCACCTGCTGGCTGAAGGGTCTGCTGACCTACCGCCCGGAACGCCTGCTGGCCACTATGGCCGGAATCGGCCTGACAATTGCCACCCTTGCAGCTTTAGGGACCTTCATCGCCTCAAGCTCCGTGAGCATGACAAAACGCGCCATCGGCGATGTCCCCATCGATTGGCAGGTGCTGGTATCCGGCGATACTTCGGTGGCCGCTTTTACCGATACCCTGGCAAAAACCACCCGCTATACGGCGTTGCAGCAGGTGACCTATGCGGATACGGCTGGCTTTGAGGCCAGTACCGACGGTACGGTGCAAACCACGGGACCAGGTCAGGTGCTTGGTATAAGCGACGCCTATCGCCAAGCCTTTCCCTCCGAGATCAGGCCGCTGACCGGCGCCCGGCAAGGGGTTCTGGTCGCCCAGCAAACCGCCGCAAATCTGCATGTCAAGGCGGGCGACAGGGTGCTGATCAAGCGGATCGATTTGCCCCCGGTCGCGGTGACCATTGCGGGTATCGTTGATCTCCCCGATGCCGATGCGCTCTTCCAGGTGGTGGGTGCTTTAGCCGGGACCGCTCCTACCGCGCCGCCGGACAATGTCCTGCTGCTCCCCGGGACGCAATGGCACCGTCTGTTCGACCCCCAGGCCAGCAGCAGTCCGGACACAGTCAGCACCCAGTACCATGTCAAAATAGGACATGATCTCCCCACCAACCCGAATGATGCCTATCTGACCGTCAAACATCTGGCCAATAATCTTGAGGCCCGTAATTCAGGCGGCATCAGCGTGGCCGACAACCTTGCCGCCCGCCTGGCCGGCACGCGGGCCGATGCCATGTATGCACGGGTCCTCTTTCTGTTTCTCGGTCTGCCCGGAGCATTATTAGCCATCCTCCTGACCCTGTCGGTGGCGGCTTCGGGTAAAAAACACCGCCTCCACCAACAAAGCCTGCTGCGTGTGCGCGGCGCTTCTCGCCGACAGATTTTGAAATTTGAGTTGGGGGAGAGCACAATTGTCGGGATCGGCGGGGTGGTTTGCGGGGGAATTTTATTCCTGCTGGCCGGTACAATGACTCAAGTTGGCGCAGACAGCAGTGAGTCGCTGGGCTGGCTGGCCGGAGCATCACTGGCAGGTTTTCTTCTGGCCCTGATCAGCACCCTCTATCCGGCCTGGCAGCAGGCCCGCCATTTCAGCGTCGCCGCCTCGCGGGATCTCTTGCGGCGTTCCGGCAAACCCCTGTGGCAGAAAACCTGGCTGGATATCATTCTTCTGGGGTTGGCCTTTTTTGAATACTGGCGGACGGCCAGCTCCGGCTATCAGGTGGTACTGGCGCCCGAAGGCGTCGCGCAAATATCTGTCCACTATGAAGCCTTTATTGCCCCACTCTGCCTCTGGATCGGCGGCATCCTGTTAGCCGCCCGGTTGGGAGAGGACAGCCTTGAACATGGCCGACAGATCCTGCTCCGGCTGCTGCGACCCCTAGCGCCCAATCTGACCGGGCCGGTGGTGGCGTCATTGATCCGTCAACGTCGGCTTATCAGCCGGGGGATGATCATGGTCGCCCTGGCGATCTCGTTTGCCGTTTCCACCGCCACCTTCAACACCACCTATAATTTCCAGTCACGCGTCGATGCCGAACTGACCAACGGCGCCGATGTCGCGATCAAGGGCTCCAGCGCCGCGCCTCCCGGCAGCAAACTCGCCGAGCTCAAAGCCCTGCCCGGTGTCGCCGCAATCCAACCGATGCTGCACCGGTTTGCCTATGTCGGCAAGGACCTACAGGACATCTACGGCATCAACCCCGACCAGATCGGCACTGCGACCCCGATGTCCAACGCCTATTTTGCCGGCGGCAATGCCAAAGCCACGCTGGCGCTGCTGGCCAAAAATCCTGATGGTCTGCTGGTCTCGGAAGAGACGCGCAGAGATTTTCAACTCCGGCCGGGGGATCAATTAAATCTGCGCTTACAGCTGGCGACAGATCACCAATATCATTTGATCCCCTTTCACTTTATCGGGGTCGTCCGTGAATTCCCCACCGCGCCCAAGGATTCTTTTCTGGTGGCGAATGCTGACTACCTCACCCGCCAGACCGGGATCACAGCTCAGGAAATCGTCCTGATCCGCACCGCTGGTGACGCCGCCCAGCTGGCGGCTGAGGCGCGCAAGACGGTCTCCTCCCTGGCCGGGGTCAAGGTGACCGATCTCGGTTCGGCACAGCGGCTGATCAGCTCCAGCCTAACCTCCGTTGATCTGCACGGCCTCACGCGCCTGGAACTGATTCTCGCGCTCTTCCTGGTCATGGGAGCGACCGGGTTGATTCTGGCGCTCGGTCTGACCGAACGCCGCCGTAATTTCGCCATCCTTGAGGCACTGGGCGCCAGCAGCCGGCAGCTGGGAGCTTTCATCTGGAGTGAAATTTTACTGATCCTGGTCGGCGGCGGCGTTATCGGTACCTTCCTCGGGTTGGGGATCGCACAGATTCTGGTGAAGGTTTTAACGGCGGTGTTTGATCCGCCGCCTGAACACCTCTATATCCCCTGTAGCTATTTGTCGCTATTGGCGGTGGTCGCGATTGTCTCAACAATTCTTGCGACCTGGATCATAAGGCAGGTATCACATCGCCCGGTCGTCGAAGAATTACGAAACCTTTGA
- a CDS encoding DUF3014 domain-containing protein, translating into MMKLRILALVLLVAAAVGWYLAANLEEYFPENKPLSVLNVVPEPATESESSRLPVPPRHPVVPLESPAVSASVEPEALPFPTDLEGADTYLRTRLPQLLKDQKLLLLLDLNFFIQKLVLFVDHLPEQSIPRLYLPFVPPEPGFVTSGSGDQRTLGKTNMLRYLAYVKLVEIIPDEVLLRLYRGLYPLFQQAYREAGEPSGYFNDRLIVAIDDLLATPEPQEPIALVRHINRFRYADPDLESRSAGQKILLRMGVENTRRVKQKLQGLREALVRKDW; encoded by the coding sequence ATGATGAAACTGAGAATTTTGGCGCTGGTGCTGTTGGTAGCTGCCGCAGTCGGCTGGTATCTTGCTGCGAATCTTGAGGAGTATTTCCCGGAGAATAAGCCCTTAAGTGTACTAAATGTCGTTCCGGAACCAGCGACTGAGTCTGAGAGCTCCCGTCTCCCGGTCCCTCCCCGCCATCCGGTTGTCCCGCTCGAGAGTCCGGCTGTCAGTGCTTCTGTCGAGCCTGAGGCGCTCCCTTTCCCCACGGATCTCGAGGGCGCGGATACCTATCTGAGGACCCGGTTACCTCAGTTGCTGAAGGACCAAAAGCTGCTATTGCTGCTCGATCTGAACTTTTTTATTCAGAAGCTGGTGCTCTTTGTTGATCATCTCCCGGAGCAGAGCATTCCCCGGCTGTACCTGCCGTTCGTCCCCCCCGAGCCGGGTTTTGTGACCAGCGGAAGTGGTGACCAACGCACCCTCGGCAAGACAAACATGCTGCGTTATCTGGCCTATGTCAAACTGGTTGAAATAATCCCGGATGAGGTCTTGCTGCGTCTCTATCGTGGGCTTTATCCCCTGTTTCAGCAGGCCTACCGTGAAGCTGGTGAACCCAGCGGCTATTTTAATGACCGTCTTATCGTTGCCATCGATGACCTTCTCGCGACCCCGGAGCCGCAGGAGCCCATAGCGCTCGTCCGTCATATCAACCGTTTCCGTTATGCCGATCCGGATCTGGAGTCCCGTTCAGCGGGGCAGAAGATTCTGCTGCGCATGGGAGTTGAAAATACCCGGCGCGTCAAACAGAAACTTCAAGGCCTGCGTGAGGCCCTGGTCCGAAAAGATTGGTAG